The following are encoded together in the Humulus lupulus chromosome 5, drHumLupu1.1, whole genome shotgun sequence genome:
- the LOC133834464 gene encoding glucan endo-1,3-beta-glucosidase — METPLHPLGFALLLLLTVSSFHPGAEGGGIGVNYGTVADDLPPPAEVAQFLVKSTIINRIRLFDANPEILKAFAHTGISFTITIPNDQIPRLTKLASAQQWLKTTVQPYLPATNIVRILMGNEVLATANKLLIASLVPAMETLHAALVDAGLDRRIKVSTPHSLGILASSSPPSTGKFRQGYDIHVLKPLLGFLQSTDSPFMVNPYPFFGSSPETIDYALFRVNAGVVDQNTELKYSNMLDAQLDAVYSAMKVLGFSDLDIVIAETGWPSDGDLPQIGVDPTTAAEYNGNLLHHVTSGSGTPLMPNRTFETYIFALFNENLKPGPTCERNFGLFRPDFTPVYDIGILRPTARSSVPVDPIQDPGHSPSPRQSPGPSSSPGPSAGPVAPSPETPSPPPNEEGRGRGKGWCLPKMAADSEDLQRNIDYVCGLGLDCGPIQEGGPCFLPNSVRAHAAYAMNLYYQVMGTNGYACDFEKTGAISHVDPSYGKCKY, encoded by the exons ATGGAAACTCCTCTTCATCCACTGGGGTTCGCTCTTTTGCTTCTTCTCACCGTCTCTTCTTTCCATCCAG GAGCTGAAGGAGGAGGTATTGGGGTTAACTATGGAACTGTAGCAGATGATCTTCCACCACCAGCTGAAGTGGCACAATTCCTTGTAAAATCCACCATTATCAACCGAATTCGACTATTCGacgcaaacccagaaatcctcaAAGCTTTTGCTCACACTGGAATCTCATTCACCATTACTATCCCCAACGATCAAATCCCACGTCTCACGAAGCTCGCCTCAGCCCAACAATGGCTCAAAACCACCGTCCAACCCTACCTCCCGGCAACCAACATAGTCCGAATCTTAATGGGCAACGAAGTCTTGGCCACCGCAAACAAGCTCCTAATCGCCTCCCTCGTCCCCGCCATGGAAACCCTCCACGCCGCCCTCGTCGACGCCGGACTCGACCGCCGAATCAAGGTCTCCACCCCTCACTCCCTCGGAATTCTCGCCTCTTCGAGTCCTCCGTCGACGGGAAAGTTCCGGCAAGGCTACGACATCCATGTGCTTAAACCCCTACTGGGTTTTCTCCAGTCGACCGACTCGCCTTTCATGGTGAACCCGTACCCCTTTTTCGGGTCGTCGCCGGAAACGATAGATTACGCTCTGTTCCGAGTCAACGCcggtgtcgttgaccaaaacacaGAGCTCAAATATAGCAACATGTTGGACGCTCAGCTAGACGCCGTGTATTCGGCCATGAAGGTTTTGGGGTTTTCGGATCTCGATATCGTGATCGCCGAAACGGGTTGGCCCTCAGACGGAGATTTGCCCCAGATCGGAGTCGATCCGACCACAGCGGCGGAGTACAACGGGAACCTTTTGCATCACGTGACTTCTGGTTCAGGCACGCCCCTCATGCCGAACCGGACTTTCGAGACTTACATATTTGCTCTCTTTAATGAGAATCTCAAGCCCGGCCCAACATGCGAGAGGAACTTTGGGCTTTTCAGGCCCGATTTTACGCCAGTATACGACATTGGAATTTTACGGCCCACG GCTCGATCGTCCGTACCTGTTGATCCAATTCAAGACCCAGGGCATAGCCCAAGCCCAAGACAAAGCCCAGGACCAAGTTCAAGCCCAGGCCCAAGCGCAGGACCAGTGGCGCCGTCACCGGAGACTCCGTCGCCACCACCGAATGAGGAGGGGAGAGGCAGAGGGAAAGGTTGGTGTCTACCCAAAATGGCGGCGGATTCGGAAGACTTGCAAAGGAATATTGATTATGTGTGTGGGCTGGGCTTAGATTGTGGCCCAATCCAAGAAGGTGGGCCGTGCTTTTTACCCAACTCAGTCAGAGCCCATGCAGCTTATGCCATGAACTTGTATTACCAAGTAATGGGAACGAACGGCTATGCTTGTGATTTCGAGAAAACTGGAGCAATCTCCCACGTTGATCCAA GCTA